One Bos taurus isolate L1 Dominette 01449 registration number 42190680 breed Hereford chromosome 3, ARS-UCD2.0, whole genome shotgun sequence DNA window includes the following coding sequences:
- the JUN gene encoding transcription factor Jun: MTAKMETTFYDDALNASFLQSESGAYGYSNPKILKQSMTLNLADPVGSLKPHLRAKNSDLLTSPDVGLLKLASPELERLIIQSSNGHITTTPTPTQFLCPKNVTDEQEGFAEGFVRALAELHSQNTLPSVTSAAQPVYANLSNFNPGSLSSGGGAPSYGAAGLAFPAQPQQQQQQPPQPPHHLPQQIPVQHPRLQALKEEPQTVPEMPGETPPLSPIDMESQERIKAERKRMRNRIAASKCRKRKLERIARLEEKVKTLKAQNSELASTANMLREQVAQLKQKVMNHVNSGCQLMLTQQLQTF, encoded by the exons ATGACTGCAAAGATGGAAACGACCTTCTACGACGATGCCCTCAACGCCTCGTTCCTCCAGTCTGAGAGCGGCGCCTACGGCTACAGTAACCCCAAGATTCTGAAGCAGAGCATGACCCTGAATCTGGCCGACCCGGTGGGCAGCCTGAAGCCGCACCTCCGGGCCAAGAACTCCGACCTCCTCACCTCTCCCGACGTGGGGCTGCTCAAGCTGGCGTCGCCCGAGCTGGAGCGCCTAATCATACAGTCCAGCAACGGGCATATCACCACCACGCCGACCCCTACCCAGTTCCTGTGCCCCAAGAACGTGACGGACGAGCAGGAGGGATTCGCCGAGGGCTTCGTGCGCGCCCTGGCCGAACTGCACAGCCAGAACACGCTGCCCAGCGTCACGTCGGCGGCGCA GCCGGTCTACGCCAACCTCAGCAACTTCAACCCCGGCTCGCTGAGCAGCGGCGGCGGGGCGCCCTCCTACGGCGCGGCTGGCCTGGCCTTTCCCGCgcagccccagcagcagcagcagcaaccgcCGCAGCCGCCGCACCACCTGCCCCAGCAGATCCCCGTGCAGCACCCGCGGCTGCAGGCCCTGAAGGAGGAGCCGCAGACGGTGCCCGAGATGCCCGGGGAAACGCCGCCCCTGTCCCCCATCGACATGGAGTCCCAGGAGCGGATCAAGGCAGAGAGGAAGCGCATGAGGAACCGCATCGCTGCCTCCAAGTGCCGGAAAAGGAAGCTGGAGAGGATCGCGCGGCtggaggaaaaagtgaaaaccttGAAAGCGCAGAACTCGGAGCTGGCGTCCACGGCCAATATGCTCAGGGAACAGGTGGCCCAGCTTAAACAGAAAGTCATGAACCACGTTAACAGCGGGTGCCAACTCATGCTAACGCAGCAGTTGCAAACGTTTTGA